The Gossypium hirsutum isolate 1008001.06 chromosome D06, Gossypium_hirsutum_v2.1, whole genome shotgun sequence genome contains the following window.
ttgaaaaaaatatatataaaaagaaatcatgaaatcttttgaaatttttattaatattccaACAAATGGACCTACCAGACTTGACCTATCATATTcataactttatttcttttcaatatttGCCATTCTATATAAAGGGTGCTCTTCGTTTTGCCTTGAAAATAGAACAAACGAAAGTAGTGAGGCAAAAGCAATTAAGTTGCTAACAATGCAAGTACTTCACATGAACAAAGGCAATGGTGACACTAGCTATGCAAAGAACTCCACTGttcaggtttttttttcttttaatatttggaTTTCTTTTTTCGAAACCAATGCATTATTTATGTCTGTTCTACTGttcataaaattttcttctttcaaaattttcatggTTTTTCAAGAGCAAAATCATATCTGTTGGTAAACCAATCATGAAAGAAGCAGTGCTGGAAATGTTATGCAACAATGTGATAGAAAGCATGGGAATTGCGGACTTAGGTTGCTCATCGGGACCAAACTCTTTATCAGTAATCTCCGAGATCATGGACACGGTGGAAGCTGCGAATCGTCTTCTCGGTCGGCGGTTGGTATCGGAGTTCAGAGTATTCTTGAATGATCTTTATAGCAATGATTTCAACAACATATTCATGTCGTTACCAGCATTCTACGATAGACTTAAGGAAGAGAAAGGTCTCGAGTTCGAGTCTTGTTTCATATTGGGTGCCCCGGGGTCTTTCTATGGTAGATTGTTCCCTACTAACAGCTTGCATTTCGTGCATTCTTCTTCTAGTCTTCATTGGCTCTCACAGGTTAGTGCTTATAATACTTAACCCgaatttaaattttactcaaaactGGAAAACGAACATGAAAGATATTTACTCGTTGAATATTACAGGTTCCGGCCGGGTTGGAGAGCAATGCTCTTAAACGATTGAATAAGGGAAAGCTGTATATTTCAAAGAGCAGCCCACAGAGTGTGGTGGATGCTTACTTGCTGCAGTTCCGAAATGACTTTTCACTGTTTATAAAGTCACGTTCCCGGGAACTGGTTGCCGGCGGCCGCATGGTCCTTTCTTTCATGGGCCGGAGCTCCACCGATCCCACCACCGAAAATAGCTGCTACCAATGGGAGCTGTTGGCCCAAGCAATCATGAGCTTGGCTAGAGAGGTATATATattgctttttttcttttcaatgttTTGATTTAATTACATGCATGTAGTGGTCAGCTGCGTATAacgtaaaatgaaaaattttcatttatactcctcaaaattttaaaaagtttaaattagtaaagataaaattacattttaaccctttaaaaatgataaaaatttgatttaatcttttaaaaattataaagatataagctattaaaatagtgaaattatatttttactattgtaaaaattacaacATAATTTCGAccccctaaaattttttttctgacTTCGCCCCTGGTAGTGGTGTTCATCGCTAGGGTGGCATGCTCGGCTCGATTGACCTGGTCTATTTTAGGTTAGACTTtgagtttatatttttcaattatgCTTTTGCTTAGTCTCATAAATTTACAACTAGATTATTTCATACTCACAATGTGAGTTCTATGACGTGATATTGGTCACGTCATGTGACTCGATTAAAAGGTCGCGAGATTGGGCCAAACTTGAAGGGCCTAAATACAAGATGAGAATCGATCAAAGCCATGCAATGTTTTGCATGTGGACTTTAAGGCTTAAAATTTGTCCATTTTATTCTCATTTACAATTCcataacctttttttattttttttattttttacctaTTTAGACAATTGGGACAATTAAATCGTGAAACAACTCGTAACCGAGTTCACTTCATGCGGCAATACTTTTTGCCGCAAAAgagaacaaaaatattaaaatatgttgttaatctttatactttaacaaaatttaagatttaatccttataattaaaaaaataaaatttaaattagaagAAAAACATGCTCATATTCACGTCCTATTTATTgttgatttattaatttttataaaaaaaattcaacttaatatttttattttcggccAATTATATGTTACCATGTCATGTCGACAAATTTTGACATGAAGTATTGACCATTTTAAACTTAAACTGaaattcttaaattaaaaaaaatgatttaaaatttttttggagtTTTTTAGGGATAAGGAATTAAGTCTCAAACTTTACCAAAATTTTgggaattttaatttattattagctcttttctttttatcactTATGAAAAGAATCACCTCAAGAATTAGAGAAGAATAAAATTCTTGAATGGTCTAAATCAGTAAAAGGTGGAAGTATATATATGGACTGAGCTTTCTAGGTTGATTTAACTATATGTTATATCAAATTTGCCTTTGAATTttactcttaatttttttaattttattttgctacttagttttaattccaaattattaataattttaaaaacaccATACGTGACACATCCAACTCATGCGATTATGTCACGTGCCTGCATTTCTTTATGTCATCGGTGACGTGACCATAGACTGTTGATCAATTGTTGACTAATATTGACTGGTGCTAATCAACATTAAAAGCGTGAATTattgttagaattttttttatattttatatgatttttttatcttatattatttatatattaatttttttaattttgaatttatacattttattatatatttaattttgttattttgatataatataatataaaaattgatttattaatttaataaattttatcctTTATACATATATTGAATTTCTATATATgactaattaatataatatataactaattaatttattgaaCCTTTTCCAAATATCTATATGACTAATATATCTTATTGAACTTTTTCTAGGGTCGAATTGAAGAGGAAAAACTTGATTCTTTCAATGCCCCATACTATGCTCCATGCGCTGAGGAAATAAAAGATGAGATACAAAAAGAAGGGTCCTTCACCATTGATCGCCTTGAAGCTTTCGAAATCGATTGGGATGGCGGTGCTGTGACCGATACCCATACCCCTCATGGGAAGCTATCCGTCGGACGACGAGTGGCCAAAGCCATCCGAGCTGTTGTTGAATCGATGCTCGAATCTCACTTCGGAATCGAACCTGATGTCATGGATGATTTGTTCATTAGATATGGAGACATTGTTGGGACTCACTTGTCCAAGTCTAGAACCAACTACATCAATTTGGTGATGGCCCTCACTAAAAAGTGGTAAAACCATAATCAAATTGGAAATCGCAATAAGTTCCATCACAGTAGAAACCAGCCATTGTAATGGGATTGTATTTTGATACACATATCCTCAATGTCCCATCACGATTCATATTTGCTTCGTATAATTTAGTTAATTGATGGCTGAATTTCAGTAATTTTCTTTAGGagtgttatgttttttttttgtgtttttttttttgttcagtcTACGTtgttggaattgaattgaattgatcaATTGAATCAATTGGTATACTGATCTAGATAAAAGAATTGAATCAACTTTCAAACAAAccgttcaaaataaaaaaaaaatcgagaTAAAAATTGACAATTGAATcggtttataattttttaaatattttaaatataattattattagacCGACAATCGAACCAAAAACTAATGATCTAAACGATTTGACCGCCAATCTGATTTTAAAACATTAcgattatttattcaagttcgaAAATCCGTTAAAATTTTAAGACGGTTTATTAAGCTCAAAGCTTAGGCTTCAAGAATCAAGTACCTAGTGGGTTCAATttcaaaatatgttaaatttcttttatttatatatatatatattataaaatatatcatataaaaaCTAGATATATAAGAATATAacctaaatattaaaaaatatgtgaGGTTGTTaatgcatgaaaatttaattaaagctataaaattactaaatattaaataaaaattaatttatttttattaaattaatataaattggcctaaataaattttaaccaatcatttataaatatgaataaattttaaaaaaatttaaacttttttttggaataaaaaaatataaagttactaaatatcatatttttttcctttttttaagaaatattttttcttaaattaatggTGGCCAAGGGGccaacatttttgaaaattttcatttctcccttaaatttttttgaaaattttaattagccCTTATCctaaacttttgaaaattttcattatgtctttttaaaaaaaaattaagctcttttaaatttttttgaaaattctcattaatctcataaatttttaaaaaattttaatttaaaccctaattcttttaaaaaataatctcattaaactcctaaaatttttaaaaattttaattaaaccccCTAAAATTATTCCCAAAATCTGCCATTGATTGTACATTAACACGTCTAAACCCAACCGGATCAGAAACTTCCTAGTGCCACTACTCTAGAGTGTACTAACATCCACTCGAAGTGCACTCAGCATTGAAAATAGAGGAAAACCAATGATTTCAAGCACCATAGGCAAAATCATTGTAGGCCAATACACCAACATGTCATTCTTTTTAAACCGTAAACGTGCTTTTTTCCCATTCAATGattcaatatgaaattttcaaaggcttttcaGATAAGCATATAATGAAATCTTGAAGTTGTTGATGATCAATATCATCCCCGCTCAAATGAGAGTATAGTagaaaaaaggaacaaaaatgTTTGAGGTTTTGGTGGAAGTAGGTCCTTATGGCCTTTGTTTATACGCAATTTTGGGTGTTGGTGCCTTTGTTTTTGTTGCGAGCGAGCTGTGGAAGAAGATGGTGCTGCGGAAGCTTAACGGGGAATATTCCGGGACCAGTAATATTCCTCCGGGGAGTCTAGGGTTGCCGTTTATCGGGGAAACTATCCAGTTTATGGCTGCCATTAATGGTGAGAAAGGTTTTTATGACTTCGTACGTGTACGAAGTGAAAGGTATGTACGAATATGGTGCCTTCCTTTTCAAAGGGTTAATATCCTATTTGATACTTAAATTTGGTTTCAATAATTTTGGAACTTTCAGTTTATCTTCaataattaagtatttaagtttatctttaatgtttattttggtacctgattttttttcaatttaatacttaggttttttttgtcccaattaCATACCtgagtttaattttaatgttcaatttagtACACGACCTTTATTTTCCTAATTAAGTATCTTTACTTTTTTTACTAGAgcacaaatatcaaatatttattaggTCACATGATGTCTATTGGTCCagatatcaaattgaacattgaagctAAGATCAAGcatcaaattgaatattaaagttAAACTCAGATACCAAATTTAACaaccattaattttttattaaatcctttaaattttacaagattttaatttaataaatagtaaaatCACATTTTAACTCCTCAAAGATGATACAATtttaatttaaccatttaaaattataaatatataagttattgaaattataaaattacattttaactcatAATATAACTAAATTCGGACCCATAAAAATTTTGTGGCTTCCCACTTATACTAAACTAAATTGTTTGAGATTCCTCAACTATGTTTCCAAAGCACAGCTTTCATGAAAAAGTCTAAAAAAACCTTGTTTTTAAGACCCACACTTCTTTGGGGAATAAGCATCGACTTCGGGGGTTTCGCACATTTTTTTCAATAACCCAAATTTCCAAAGCGTCCAATCGAGTTGATAAAAAGAATATAATTTTCTTCAACAATTTGCAAATGAATGTGTTGTTGTTCTCAATGGGGTTCACTATCAAATTTTGCTGAAAGAGTCATTTTGTAAAACAGATACGGGAATTGCTTCAAAACCAACATATTTGGCGAGACGCATGTGTTTGTAAAGAGCACCGAATCAGCCAAAACAATACTAAACAATGAGCTGGGTCGATTCACAAAGACGTACATAAAGTCAATTGCTGAGCTAGTGGGGAATCAAAGCTTGCTTTGTGCTTCGCCCCACCATCATAAGCTACTTCGTGCGAGGCTAATCAACTTGTTCTCCTCGAATTCCATATCGTTGTTGGTTAAACAGTTCGACCAACTCGTTGTTGATGCCCTTAATGAGTGGGAACATGGTGGCACTATCATAGTACTTGATGAAGCTTTAAAGGTTTGCCAATGAAACATCCTTTTCTTGGATCAAGATTTAGATGTATACACGTACATGATTTGTCATGATGGGTTGCTCTTTTAATTTGGTCGATATAAGGTTGGGATTGTTGTGGTTCATGACGGTTCATTTAGTAGACGGAGAGTTATAGGTAATTAAAGATGATTGAGACTAGAGTCTCCTAAGAAATTAGAGTTcaagaagagagagagagatagcTGAGAGTGTGTGATGGAAGCGAGTTGTCTTATTCTGAAGCCTGTTGGCCTTAAAAAGAGTGTCTCTAGTCACCACCCGTCATTCTCATATTAATTCCATAATTTCTACAACTCAATTGACTTATTGATGTCCTATTATTTTAAGTATAGTTGTAATGTCAAACCAACAAATATATGTGATGTACAAGTGACAGTAATTTTTCGAGGACTTGGGCTCATAGAGTTTTGACCTCGCAGGGTCTTGGGCTTGTAGGTTGTCTTAGCTTGCAAGGTGATCCTTATCTATGACGTTAGCTAATAAAGTGATTAGGACATGAGGTGAACTTGCCAAGTGTAAGTATAACAAATTTTATTTCTCTTGAATGCTTTGTGGCCTTTTACAATGTTAAGCCCCAACAACAAGTAGAGTAGCAAATATTGGGGTATTATGTTAATAAACAATGTTGAAGTAAATTTTAGTACGATTAGTAAAGGGAGAGGTTCGCATAATGATGATGAGAGCCCTGAGGGTCGAGCAATAGCGAGATAAGTGCTTAGGCAAGCCAAGTACAATAATGAAGATAGTATAGATGAGAGGTTTATAGACTAGACCTTGCTATATAGGTACCTTGCGTGAGAGAGTAGCTAAGTTATGAAAGACTCTCAACACATGCTTTGTGATGTGTGATTGAAAAATGTGTTATCCTGATGAGCTCAAGTGTTCTTGCCTGTAATACTTTAGTATTCTTTAGTTCCAAGACTAAAGAATACAGTATTTCTAAAAGAAATTAACATAACATCAAAAATATATAGAGATTATTATTTGATAGATTGGAAATTGAATTGGGTGCAGATAACATTCAAGGCAGTATGCAAAATGTTGCTAAGTTTGGAAAGTGGAGTAGAGCTAGAGTTATTGCAAGAAGATGTAAGTCAAGTTTGTAAAGCGATGCTTGCATTCCCTTTGAGGTTTCCTTGGACAGGATTCTACAAAGGCCTTCAGGTAATcagaataataatttaaaaaagaacCCTTTGAGGTTTCCTTTTTCTTACATTGATCCCATGAATCCCATAATTTAGCACTAAAGCTTTGAAATTCCAATTACAAAACCAGGCTAGAAAAAGAATCATGAGCATATTGGAGAAGATCATTAGTAGAAGAAGAACGGGTTTAGACCCTAATTCCAAAGATTTCCTTCAATGTCTATTGGCAAAGGATGACAATTCTAGTTTTGATGGAATGCATAGACTAACAGATGCAGAGATTCAAGATAATATATTGACCATGATTATTGCAGGTGaacccccccctttttttttgctttcattACAATGTTCATCATTCATAATCTTCAATTAACATTTGTTTATCAAATTTCAGGCCAAGATACAACAGCAAGTGCAATCACATGGATGGTCAAGTATCTAGGGGAAAATGAAGAGGCCCTTGAGGCAATCAAGGCAAGTAGAAAAACCCAAAtgggttaatatactatttggtactctagtttagttttaatgtttaatttggtacaTCTGTTTTCTTAATTGATACTTGAGTGTTTTTTTTGTTCCATATAAGTAATTGAGTTTGGCTTCAATGGTCAATTTGTGATATTGAGTTTTTCTTTCGTCTCAATTACGTACCTATATTTTTTATACTAGAGTACTCAAATATTTATTGTACCACATGATGCCAAATAGAATATAGAAGTCAAACTTAGATACATAATTGGGACAAAAAAAGtctatcaaattgaacatttaaGCCAAATTAAAttaccaaatgatatattaactCAAGCCAAATTTATGGTAGTTGACGGTTTTAGTTAGATTTAagtgatttaaataatatattatttgataattgAGTTTGTCGTTCAATTTGATTCTTGAGTTtacttcaatgttcaatttggtatctGAATTTGGCTTTAATGTTCAATTCGATACCTGAgtgtttttgtttaattaatactTGAGTTTTTCTTTGTTCCATACAAGTATCTGAGTTTGACTTTTATgatcaatttggtacttgaaattttcttttgtcCCAATTAAATACTTATGTTTTTCTACTAAAGCATACATTGAAACCGAACTCAAGTATCAAATGGTATATTAACTTCATCCTACGTAATAATTTCAGTTAGATTTAAGTAACTTATTCTACTTTTTGGTTTTTAATGACTAGAGCAGGCTGAGCAACGTCAACTTGCagaaaaaacttcaaaaaagtCATTTCTTACTTTGGACGATCTTAATGAAATGCCCTATGCTTCTAAGGTAAGCAAAATGAAAATGgtgcatttttttaaaattcttcaaggttttaaattttctaaacttCAAGGAATGGCTTAACATATTAATGAAGTGAAAGGTCATGAACAGGTGATTAAAGAGTCACTGAGAATGGCATCTGTCGTACCATGGTTCCCAAGACTTGTACTCGAAGACTGTGAGATCGAAGGTTTGATTTCTACCACCAAGatgaaatttaatgttttttttttctcatattaGGTGATAAAAATATGTGAATCGGGTAAGTTGAATTTCAATtggattaattcaaaatttaaaattttcatatcattttGGGTTTGAATGGTTTTAGATTCAGTTACTCTTGAATTTTAGAGGTGGAGGCAAGGATTCTTATCCTCTTTTCTCATGATAAATTTATAGTTTAATccctctaaaaattataaaatttaatgttAATACAATGGTAAATTTGTATTTTCctcttaaaatttataatttaatgtaaaacttttaagtaaataaaatgataaagttGCATTTTGCACTCCAAAATTTAGAATTAAGTTATGTtcctaagaaaaaaaaacttttggcTTTGTCCCTAATTCAAGTTTAAGTTATTTCAAgttcaactcaattctaattagGGTCATTTAGTCATTCGAGTTTCTTAGTCAAGTTTTTCAAGTTCAGATCATTTTGAGTTTTTCATTTGAGATTTAATACTTGGGTTTGAATCATTTTCGAATTTAGATTAAGCTTgatcaaattattaaatttttatatgatcaaattgaattaaattggaCTTGAATCAAAATTCACAAACCTaccttaatgttttttttattgttttgccaATAGGATACAAGATAAAGAAAGGGTGGAATGTGAACATTGATGCTAGATCAATACACCTTGATCCAATGCTCTA
Protein-coding sequences here:
- the LOC107935060 gene encoding abscisic acid 8'-hydroxylase 1; translation: MFEVLVEVGPYGLCLYAILGVGAFVFVASELWKKMVLRKLNGEYSGTSNIPPGSLGLPFIGETIQFMAAINGEKGFYDFVRVRSERYGNCFKTNIFGETHVFVKSTESAKTILNNELGRFTKTYIKSIAELVGNQSLLCASPHHHKLLRARLINLFSSNSISLLVKQFDQLVVDALNEWEHGGTIIVLDEALKITFKAVCKMLLSLESGVELELLQEDVSQVCKAMLAFPLRFPWTGFYKGLQARKRIMSILEKIISRRRTGLDPNSKDFLQCLLAKDDNSSFDGMHRLTDAEIQDNILTMIIAGQDTTASAITWMVKYLGENEEALEAIKAEQRQLAEKTSKKSFLTLDDLNEMPYASKVIKESLRMASVVPWFPRLVLEDCEIEGYKIKKGWNVNIDARSIHLDPMLYNEPNNFNPSRFDDEHFCKPYSFLAFGMGARTCLGINMAKAMMLVFLHRLLTTYKWKVINSDSSIEKWALFSRLRSGCPVQVSRISNIE
- the LOC107935062 gene encoding probable jasmonic acid carboxyl methyltransferase 2 — translated: MQVLHMNKGNGDTSYAKNSTVQSKIISVGKPIMKEAVLEMLCNNVIESMGIADLGCSSGPNSLSVISEIMDTVEAANRLLGRRLVSEFRVFLNDLYSNDFNNIFMSLPAFYDRLKEEKGLEFESCFILGAPGSFYGRLFPTNSLHFVHSSSSLHWLSQVPAGLESNALKRLNKGKLYISKSSPQSVVDAYLLQFRNDFSLFIKSRSRELVAGGRMVLSFMGRSSTDPTTENSCYQWELLAQAIMSLAREGRIEEEKLDSFNAPYYAPCAEEIKDEIQKEGSFTIDRLEAFEIDWDGGAVTDTHTPHGKLSVGRRVAKAIRAVVESMLESHFGIEPDVMDDLFIRYGDIVGTHLSKSRTNYINLVMALTKKW